The Toxorhynchites rutilus septentrionalis strain SRP chromosome 3, ASM2978413v1, whole genome shotgun sequence genome includes a region encoding these proteins:
- the LOC129776462 gene encoding trypsin-1-like produces MLAAVTLVCLVLVTVYGSVLPDGAAPSPTLPRLRYGLPSQTSLSGRRIVGGVRIDIAKAPYQVSLQYRGRHICGGSIISKAWVLTAAHCTDGASGSDLTVRVGSSQHASGGKLFKVGSINQHQQFNRFTFDYDYAVLRVQFEGNVRIIALPERYEHVKDGTVCMVSGWGTTQNVFESRDDLRAADVSIVNPTKCNDIYKYFGGVTGRMICAEYPGRDSCQGDSGGPLVANNKLVGIVSWGVGCAQPNYPGVYSKVAEARDWIRINTGV; encoded by the exons ATGCTAGCAGCAGTGACTCTCGTTTGTTTGGTGCTCGTCACAGTGTACGGAAGTG TTCTTCCAGATGGTGCCGCACCTTCACCGACACTTCCACGATTACGCTATGGGCTGCCTTCCCAAACATCTTTGAGTGGTCGTCGCATTGTGGGTGGCGTTCGCATTGATATCGCCAAAGCACCCTATCAAGTGTCTCTACAGTACCGTGGAAGACACATTTGTGGAGGATCTATTATTTCCAAAGCATGGGTCCTTACCGCGGCCCATTGTACCGACGGTGCGTCTGGATCCGATCTCACCGTTAGGGTTGGTTCATCCCAACATGCCTCCGGAGGCAAATTGTTTAAGGTCGGAAGTATTAACCAGCATCAACAGTTCAACCGCTTTACTTTCGACTATGACTACGCTGTACTTCGTGTTCAATTTGAGGGCAATGTTCGGATAATCGCATTACCTGAAAGATACGAACACGTGAAGGATGGTACGGTGTGCATGGTATCTGGCTGGGGAACTACACAG AACGTTTTCGAGTCTCGAGACGATCTACGAGCGGCAGATGTATCGATTGTGAACCCGACGAAATGTAACGATATATATAAGTACTTCGGTGGTGTAACAGGTCGCATGATTTGCGCTGAATACCCAGGTAGAGATTCCTGCCAGGGAGACTCAGGGGGTCCACTCGTCGCAAATAATAAACTGGTGGGAATTGTATCGTGGGGTGTAGGTTGTGCCCAACCCAACTATCCCGGTGTGTACTCCAAAGTGGCGGAAGCCCGTGACTGGATCCGAATCAACACTGGTGTCTGA